A part of Mycolicibacterium sp. TUM20985 genomic DNA contains:
- a CDS encoding AraC family transcriptional regulator translates to MSRLSRLGFIDVRHTEVPVRRRVRSRGVPPALTSNEVFYSENVREASKLMGRALSPMTLHVAEEHLAGFAAGMHGVRLRNVSMLYFDLHVPASIDIPHHGKYFAVHMPMNGSALASHRGTTFEANSICSLVSSPGESLTMQLDMDSPQLVIRIEEPVMVAYLTRVMGRSLQHPLAFEPEFDLTSEAAMRWHAAVQLIHTEVFHAGSLVRRGQGIGAVEDLVMSSLLHLQPSNYVAEFTSPHRADKRGAVVQAAIDYLDDHLAEHITMSSVADAVHMSVRAVQQGFHEQLGMTPMTYLRERRLERVHEELMDAAPGDGVTVTAVAERWGFHHLGSFGAEYRRRWDESPSQTLRR, encoded by the coding sequence ATGTCGCGCCTGAGTCGCCTCGGCTTCATCGACGTCCGGCACACCGAAGTCCCAGTGCGCCGCAGGGTCAGATCGCGGGGGGTGCCACCGGCGCTCACCAGCAACGAGGTGTTCTACAGCGAGAATGTTCGCGAAGCGTCGAAGCTGATGGGTCGGGCGCTGTCGCCCATGACGCTCCACGTCGCCGAGGAGCATCTCGCCGGGTTCGCCGCCGGCATGCACGGCGTGCGGCTACGAAATGTCAGCATGTTGTACTTCGACCTCCACGTCCCGGCCTCGATCGACATCCCGCACCACGGCAAGTACTTCGCCGTGCACATGCCGATGAACGGCAGCGCGCTCGCCAGCCACCGCGGGACGACGTTCGAAGCCAACAGCATCTGTTCGCTGGTGAGCAGTCCCGGCGAATCGCTGACGATGCAGCTCGACATGGACTCCCCGCAGCTGGTCATCCGCATCGAGGAGCCGGTGATGGTCGCCTACCTCACTCGCGTGATGGGCCGTAGCCTCCAGCATCCCTTGGCATTCGAGCCCGAATTCGACCTGACCTCCGAGGCCGCCATGCGCTGGCACGCGGCCGTGCAGCTCATCCACACCGAGGTGTTCCACGCCGGTTCACTGGTGCGTCGCGGGCAGGGCATCGGTGCCGTCGAAGACCTCGTCATGAGTAGTTTGCTGCACCTGCAGCCGTCCAACTACGTCGCGGAGTTCACCTCGCCGCACCGCGCGGACAAGCGCGGCGCGGTGGTCCAGGCGGCGATCGACTACCTCGACGACCACCTCGCCGAGCACATCACCATGAGTTCGGTGGCCGATGCCGTGCACATGAGCGTGCGCGCCGTGCAACAGGGATTCCACGAACAACTCGGCATGACGCCCATGACCTATCTGCGGGAGCGCCGCCTGGAGCGAGTGCACGAAGAGCTCATGGACGCCGCACCCGGCGACGGCGTCACCGTGACGGCGGTGGCCGAGCGCTGGGGTTTCCACCACCTGGGCAGCTTCGGCGCCGAGTACCGCAGGCGCTGGGACGAATCACCGTCGCAGACGCTGCGTCGCTAG
- a CDS encoding helical membrane plugin domain-containing protein: MTANGQALKPSPADQIRAKLDDPRVAESLNDLLEHADLLAVLVSGLDGLVRRSDTIGDNLTSAIGEFKGRGGGTTQSIPGIDSLKSVDLAGLAASFATLSDKVVGATPALNTLLESRLTDPQAVEVLAQLGDALVEAKTAAASHPNGPKGLFGILKAAKDPDVARGVGFLLQVAKAFGRQLR; this comes from the coding sequence ATGACAGCAAATGGACAGGCGCTGAAACCGTCACCGGCCGACCAGATTCGCGCGAAGCTCGACGATCCGCGAGTGGCCGAGTCACTGAACGATCTCCTCGAACACGCCGATCTGCTGGCGGTCCTGGTGTCGGGTCTCGACGGCCTGGTGCGGCGCAGCGACACGATTGGTGACAACCTCACGTCGGCGATCGGTGAGTTCAAGGGGCGGGGCGGTGGGACGACCCAGTCGATCCCCGGTATCGACTCCCTGAAATCAGTCGATCTGGCCGGGCTTGCGGCGAGTTTCGCCACGCTGTCGGACAAGGTCGTCGGTGCGACGCCCGCACTCAACACCCTCCTGGAGTCCCGCCTCACCGATCCCCAGGCCGTCGAGGTGTTGGCCCAGCTCGGGGATGCGCTCGTCGAGGCCAAGACGGCGGCGGCCAGCCACCCCAACGGTCCCAAGGGTCTGTTCGGAATCCTCAAGGCCGCCAAGGATCCCGACGTGGCCCGCGGCGTCGGCTTCCTCCTCCAGGTGGCCAAGGCCTTCGGCAGACAGCTCAGATAG
- a CDS encoding HypC/HybG/HupF family hydrogenase formation chaperone, whose protein sequence is MCLGIPGKITKIWDESGTRMATVDFGGTTKKVCLAYLPDLQIGEYTIVHAGFALNRLDEESANHTLQMFADLGFLEEELAGVQSPGDEERREPA, encoded by the coding sequence ATGTGCCTCGGAATCCCCGGCAAGATAACCAAGATCTGGGACGAGTCGGGCACCAGAATGGCGACCGTCGACTTCGGTGGCACCACCAAGAAGGTGTGTCTGGCCTACCTGCCGGATCTCCAGATCGGTGAGTACACGATCGTCCACGCCGGTTTCGCATTGAACCGGCTCGACGAGGAATCGGCGAACCACACGCTGCAGATGTTCGCCGATCTTGGTTTCCTCGAAGAGGAACTCGCCGGTGTGCAGTCTCCGGGCGACGAGGAAAGGCGTGAGCCGGCATGA
- the hypE gene encoding hydrogenase expression/formation protein HypE, translating to MSEEVGGQERSDRGIDVVTSIDPADWVCPLPLRETKRIVMGHGGGGILSEELIENLFLPAFGAAGPSRDSAVLTVAAGRIAVSTDSYVVQPLFFPGGNIGDLAVNGTINDLAMSGAQPLGLTAGFILEEGLELEVLGRIAQAMGKAADHAGVAIVTGDTKVVGRGSADQLFVNTAGVGVIPAGVDIGPERVEPGDDVIVSGNVGEHGVAIMSVREGIDFGTVVTSDSAALHGLVAAMLAADDGANRIHALRDPTRGGLVASVIEIARTAGVGIMLQESVIPVPEAVASACGFLGLDPLQVANEGKLVAFVHPAATEAVLAAMRAHPEGAGATVIGRVVAEHPGMAVGRTSFGTTRVIERELGEQLPRIC from the coding sequence ATGTCTGAGGAGGTCGGCGGGCAGGAGCGAAGCGACCGGGGAATCGACGTCGTCACCTCGATCGACCCGGCGGACTGGGTATGCCCGCTGCCCCTGCGGGAGACCAAGCGCATCGTGATGGGCCACGGTGGCGGCGGCATCCTCTCCGAGGAGCTGATCGAGAACCTCTTCCTGCCGGCCTTCGGTGCCGCGGGACCGTCGCGGGACTCGGCGGTGCTGACCGTGGCTGCCGGACGGATCGCGGTATCGACGGACTCATACGTGGTGCAGCCGTTGTTCTTTCCCGGTGGCAACATCGGGGACCTGGCCGTCAACGGCACCATCAACGACCTCGCGATGAGCGGCGCCCAACCGCTCGGCCTGACCGCCGGGTTCATCCTGGAGGAGGGCCTCGAGCTGGAGGTGCTCGGGCGAATCGCTCAAGCCATGGGCAAGGCGGCCGACCACGCCGGCGTCGCAATCGTCACCGGTGACACCAAGGTGGTCGGCCGGGGTAGCGCGGATCAGCTCTTCGTCAACACCGCAGGCGTCGGGGTGATCCCGGCTGGCGTGGACATCGGCCCGGAGCGGGTCGAGCCGGGGGACGACGTCATCGTCTCCGGCAACGTCGGCGAGCACGGCGTGGCGATCATGAGCGTCCGCGAGGGCATCGACTTCGGCACGGTGGTGACCTCTGACAGCGCAGCCCTGCACGGCCTGGTCGCCGCGATGCTGGCGGCCGATGACGGTGCCAATCGCATCCACGCGCTGCGCGATCCCACCCGCGGCGGTCTGGTCGCCTCGGTGATCGAGATCGCTAGGACGGCCGGAGTGGGTATAATGTTGCAGGAGAGCGTGATTCCCGTACCGGAGGCGGTCGCCTCGGCGTGCGGCTTCCTGGGACTCGACCCGCTTCAGGTGGCGAACGAGGGGAAGCTGGTCGCTTTCGTCCACCCCGCCGCGACGGAGGCGGTGCTCGCTGCGATGCGCGCACATCCCGAGGGCGCAGGCGCGACCGTCATCGGTCGGGTGGTCGCCGAGCATCCCGGGATGGCGGTGGGACGGACGTCGTTCGGTACCACCCGGGTGATCGAACGCGAACTCGGCGAGCAGCTCCCACGCATCTGCTGA
- the hypD gene encoding hydrogenase formation protein HypD, protein MRYLDEFRDPAAARVLVDQIKRRATRPWTIMEVCGGQTHSIIRNGIDQLLEGAVEFIHGPGCPVCVTPLEMIDRALEIAARDNVIFCSFGDMLRVPGSTQDLFSVRARGGDVRIVYSPLDATQIAADNPDKDVVFFGVGFETTAPANAMSVVHAKRLGLKNFYLLVSHVLVPPAMTAILSSPTNRVQGFLGAGHVCTVMGTSEYGPLVEEFGVPIVVSGFEPLDLLEGVRQLVDMLEDGKVELRNAYPRAVNEVGNVVAQETLRDVFVVTDRPWRGIGVIPKSGWTLSSRYAEFDAEKKFGVGHMTVQESAECHSGEVLQGLMKPNECPAFGKSCTPRNPLGATMVSSEGACAAYYQFRRLDLAHV, encoded by the coding sequence ATGAGGTACCTCGACGAATTTCGCGATCCCGCCGCCGCGCGCGTGCTGGTCGATCAGATCAAGCGGCGGGCCACCCGCCCGTGGACCATCATGGAGGTCTGCGGGGGTCAGACGCACTCGATCATCCGCAACGGCATCGACCAATTGTTGGAGGGTGCGGTCGAATTCATTCACGGGCCAGGCTGCCCGGTCTGCGTCACGCCCCTGGAGATGATCGACAGGGCGCTGGAGATCGCGGCCCGCGACAACGTCATCTTCTGCTCGTTCGGTGACATGCTTCGCGTGCCGGGCAGCACGCAAGACCTGTTCAGCGTGCGTGCACGCGGGGGTGACGTCCGAATCGTCTACTCGCCGTTGGACGCCACGCAGATCGCCGCCGACAACCCCGACAAGGACGTGGTGTTCTTCGGGGTCGGCTTCGAGACCACCGCACCGGCCAACGCCATGTCGGTGGTGCACGCCAAACGGTTGGGCCTGAAGAACTTCTACCTGCTGGTCTCGCACGTCCTGGTGCCACCGGCGATGACCGCCATCTTGTCCTCGCCGACCAACCGCGTACAGGGATTCCTCGGCGCGGGACACGTGTGCACCGTGATGGGCACCTCCGAGTACGGCCCGCTGGTCGAGGAGTTCGGGGTGCCGATCGTGGTGTCGGGCTTCGAACCGCTCGATCTCCTCGAAGGCGTCCGCCAACTCGTCGACATGCTCGAAGACGGCAAGGTCGAGTTGCGCAACGCCTACCCGCGGGCGGTGAACGAGGTCGGCAACGTCGTCGCCCAGGAGACGCTCAGGGACGTCTTCGTCGTCACCGACCGGCCGTGGCGCGGTATCGGGGTGATTCCCAAGTCGGGCTGGACGCTGTCCTCCCGCTACGCCGAGTTCGACGCGGAGAAGAAGTTCGGCGTCGGCCACATGACGGTCCAGGAGTCCGCCGAATGTCACAGCGGCGAGGTGCTGCAGGGCCTGATGAAGCCCAATGAGTGCCCAGCCTTCGGCAAGTCGTGCACGCCGCGCAATCCACTCGGCGCCACGATGGTCTCCAGCGAAGGCGCGTGCGCGGCCTACTACCAGTTCCGCAGGCTGGATCTCGCGCATGTCTGA
- a CDS encoding hydrogenase maturation protease has protein sequence MNQQPDEVDLEPPGCKVLVVGCGNLLRGDDGVGPVLVRHLWELGVPDGAQMVDGGTAGMDTAFRMRGAERVVIVDAAATGSAPGTVYRVPGEEFAELPPLQGLHTHAFRWDHAIAFARWALGDACPTDITVFLIEVAGVEYGAELSEPVTTGMGTVIDVIERDFLAPLRPAKATEVTVEFTGDGYLRLDAALAASRFASDAVAAVVQDDDFLLIPLRGPRSGGLLLKQRNPAGDRSALIHEVLYGRIPVGVQRAFWDEERGALRVPLRPVT, from the coding sequence TTGAATCAGCAACCGGACGAGGTCGATCTCGAACCACCCGGCTGCAAGGTGCTGGTCGTCGGATGTGGAAATCTGCTGCGCGGAGACGACGGCGTCGGCCCCGTCCTGGTGCGTCACCTCTGGGAGCTCGGCGTGCCGGACGGCGCCCAGATGGTCGATGGCGGCACCGCGGGGATGGACACCGCGTTCCGGATGCGCGGCGCCGAACGCGTCGTGATCGTCGACGCGGCGGCGACGGGTTCCGCCCCGGGCACGGTGTACCGCGTCCCGGGGGAGGAGTTCGCCGAGCTGCCGCCGCTGCAGGGTCTGCACACCCATGCGTTCCGATGGGACCACGCCATCGCCTTCGCGCGATGGGCCCTGGGCGACGCCTGTCCCACCGACATCACGGTGTTCCTCATCGAGGTCGCCGGTGTCGAGTACGGAGCCGAGCTGTCCGAGCCGGTGACGACCGGGATGGGCACCGTCATCGACGTCATCGAGCGGGACTTCCTGGCTCCGTTGCGACCCGCGAAGGCCACCGAGGTGACCGTGGAGTTCACCGGTGACGGGTACCTCCGACTGGACGCCGCCCTGGCCGCGAGCCGGTTCGCCTCCGACGCCGTGGCCGCCGTCGTGCAGGACGACGACTTCCTGTTGATTCCGCTGCGCGGTCCCCGCAGCGGCGGTCTGCTGCTCAAGCAGCGCAATCCGGCCGGTGACCGTAGTGCGCTCATCCACGAGGTGCTCTACGGGCGCATTCCCGTCGGTGTCCAGCGTGCCTTCTGGGATGAAGAGCGCGGCGCGCTGCGGGTGCCGCTGAGGCCGGTGACGTGA
- a CDS encoding NifU family protein, producing the protein MRALAGLDPMSRAIAEEVKASVEAVHRAGLVSIVRRLKADDATREALFELVDDPVVHLLLSLHEIVRPDPMTLANRVLTEVRPQLQSHGGDVALVRIEDGTAFVRLEGACNGCSMSSVTLRNLVEGALTEGVPGVTAVEVLPNEPSPTLIPLEALRIGRDPAQEGWVKLGPTTGVPVGEITSAGLTAGTGEFVEVIVVNVEQRLTAYRNECAHEALPLDNAMLDVSNGTLTCPWHGFCYDATSGECLTAPGAQLEQLPLRVDGGDVWVRVVS; encoded by the coding sequence ATGCGCGCACTCGCGGGGCTGGACCCCATGTCGCGGGCCATCGCCGAGGAGGTCAAGGCGTCCGTCGAGGCGGTGCACCGCGCCGGGCTGGTGTCGATCGTGCGACGGCTGAAGGCCGACGATGCCACGCGCGAGGCGTTGTTCGAACTCGTCGACGATCCAGTGGTGCACCTTCTGCTGTCCCTGCACGAGATCGTCCGGCCCGATCCGATGACGCTGGCCAATCGCGTGTTGACCGAGGTGCGTCCGCAACTGCAGAGCCACGGTGGTGACGTCGCCTTGGTGCGCATCGAGGACGGCACGGCGTTCGTGCGGCTCGAGGGAGCCTGCAACGGCTGCTCGATGTCATCGGTCACCTTGCGCAATCTGGTGGAGGGCGCCTTGACCGAGGGCGTTCCCGGCGTCACCGCCGTCGAGGTGCTGCCCAATGAGCCCTCGCCGACGCTGATCCCCCTCGAGGCGTTGCGGATCGGCCGCGATCCCGCGCAGGAGGGGTGGGTCAAGCTGGGTCCGACGACCGGCGTTCCGGTCGGGGAGATCACCTCGGCGGGGCTCACCGCGGGCACCGGCGAGTTCGTCGAGGTCATCGTCGTCAACGTCGAACAGCGTCTGACCGCCTACCGCAACGAATGTGCCCACGAGGCACTGCCTTTGGACAACGCCATGCTCGACGTCTCCAATGGCACGCTGACCTGTCCCTGGCACGGTTTCTGCTACGACGCGACGTCCGGTGAGTGCCTCACGGCGCCGGGCGCCCAGCTGGAGCAGCTACCCCTTCGCGTCGACGGCGGCGACGTCTGGGTCCGAGTCGTGTCGTGA
- a CDS encoding NADH-quinone oxidoreductase subunit B family protein, whose product MASVLWFQGGACSGNTMSFLNAEEPNVVDLIVDFGLDLIWHPSLGLELGKNAQKVFNDCASGERPLDIFVFEGTVMEAYDGRADMFADRPMKDWVTELAAAAQIVVAIGDCACWGGIPAMEPNPSGSTGLQFHKRGKGGFLGADFKSKMGLPVINIPGCPAHPDWITQILVALATGRAGDLTLDELHRPETFFKTFTQTGCTRVQFFEYKQSTMSFGEGTRTGCLFYEFGCRGPMTHSPCNRILWNRQSSKTRAGMPCLGCTEPEFPHFDLAPGTVFKTQKVAGVIPKEVPEGTDHLTYMAHAAAARIAAPQWSKEDMFVV is encoded by the coding sequence ATGGCTTCGGTTCTGTGGTTTCAGGGAGGCGCGTGCAGTGGTAACACCATGTCGTTCCTCAATGCCGAGGAACCCAACGTCGTCGACCTGATCGTCGACTTCGGGCTGGACCTCATCTGGCATCCCTCGCTCGGACTCGAGCTGGGCAAGAACGCCCAGAAGGTGTTCAACGACTGCGCGAGTGGCGAACGGCCACTTGACATCTTCGTGTTCGAGGGCACCGTGATGGAAGCCTATGACGGCCGCGCCGACATGTTCGCGGACCGTCCGATGAAGGACTGGGTCACCGAGCTGGCTGCCGCCGCGCAGATCGTCGTCGCCATCGGTGACTGCGCCTGCTGGGGTGGCATTCCGGCGATGGAGCCGAATCCGTCGGGTTCCACCGGTCTGCAGTTCCACAAGCGTGGCAAGGGCGGTTTCCTCGGGGCGGACTTCAAGTCGAAGATGGGACTGCCGGTCATCAACATCCCCGGCTGCCCCGCGCACCCGGACTGGATCACCCAGATCCTGGTGGCGCTGGCCACCGGCCGCGCCGGCGACCTGACCCTCGACGAACTGCACCGGCCCGAGACGTTCTTCAAGACGTTCACCCAAACCGGTTGCACCCGTGTGCAATTCTTCGAGTACAAGCAGTCGACGATGTCGTTCGGCGAGGGTACCCGCACCGGTTGCCTGTTCTACGAGTTCGGCTGCCGTGGCCCGATGACGCACTCGCCGTGCAACCGGATCCTCTGGAACCGACAGTCCTCCAAGACCCGCGCCGGCATGCCCTGCCTGGGCTGCACCGAACCGGAGTTCCCGCACTTCGATCTGGCCCCCGGAACGGTGTTCAAGACCCAGAAGGTCGCGGGCGTCATCCCGAAGGAAGTTCCGGAGGGCACCGACCACCTGACCTACATGGCCCACGCCGCCGCAGCCCGCATCGCCGCCCCGCAGTGGTCCAAGGAAGACATGTTCGTGGTCTAG
- a CDS encoding tetratricopeptide repeat protein — protein sequence MTETAIVETSAKLAVRPQPLGAFGLPLGYLLIPAGDDTEPARLALLAGCIPEQWPPRLAAHRHAVAGDRDAALAALEGHDPVTRYNRFVLNSDLEDADELRSVLGEFAPLVDLVSFALGRVDQPPEVGDTVDELAAVLLGGVASHALGHDPAAAVALLDSAVQAAQGVSRPLAGVLLGASASVCLEMGDPGDAHERIEKALRLLTDADGLRVERAELHLTAAGLLHEQSHDNPGFIAQAIPHYHSALQLVRREDAPLLWASAHANLATAYLTMPMVEASGQLRLGVAAQSLRSALTVYTREEHPEQWASVQLNLANSLVYTPSKHQADNLVEAVELYEAVLEARHRDTDPLGRARVLANQGNVLAHLGAFRDAKAKLYEARSLFEELGDDDSVRAVRGVLDEVARQTTLNRTDTP from the coding sequence GTGACCGAAACCGCGATCGTCGAGACCTCGGCGAAACTCGCCGTACGTCCACAACCGTTGGGCGCCTTCGGCCTTCCCCTCGGTTACCTGCTCATCCCCGCCGGTGACGACACCGAACCGGCTCGTCTTGCGCTGCTGGCCGGGTGCATACCCGAGCAGTGGCCGCCGCGGCTCGCGGCCCACCGGCACGCGGTGGCCGGCGATCGCGACGCCGCGCTGGCGGCTCTCGAGGGGCACGATCCGGTCACCCGCTACAACCGCTTCGTGCTGAACTCCGACCTCGAGGACGCCGACGAGCTCCGGTCGGTCCTCGGCGAGTTCGCGCCCCTGGTCGACCTGGTGTCCTTCGCGCTCGGGCGCGTCGATCAGCCGCCCGAGGTCGGCGACACCGTCGACGAGTTGGCGGCCGTCCTGCTCGGCGGCGTCGCCAGCCACGCGCTGGGCCACGACCCCGCCGCGGCCGTGGCTCTCCTCGATTCGGCAGTGCAGGCCGCACAAGGGGTCTCGCGCCCGCTGGCCGGCGTGCTGCTGGGCGCGTCGGCGTCCGTCTGCCTCGAGATGGGTGATCCCGGCGACGCGCACGAGCGCATCGAGAAGGCCCTGCGACTGCTCACCGACGCCGACGGCCTGCGCGTCGAACGCGCCGAGCTGCACCTGACCGCCGCCGGCCTGCTGCACGAACAGTCACACGACAATCCCGGTTTCATCGCGCAGGCCATCCCGCACTATCACTCGGCCCTGCAGCTGGTTCGACGCGAGGACGCACCGCTGCTGTGGGCGTCCGCGCATGCCAACCTGGCGACCGCGTATCTGACCATGCCGATGGTCGAGGCGTCCGGGCAGCTGCGGCTGGGTGTCGCGGCGCAGTCGTTGCGGTCGGCGTTGACCGTCTACACCCGCGAAGAGCATCCCGAACAGTGGGCGAGTGTTCAACTGAACCTTGCCAATTCGCTCGTCTACACCCCGTCGAAGCATCAGGCCGACAACCTGGTCGAGGCCGTGGAACTCTACGAGGCCGTCCTCGAGGCGCGCCACCGCGACACCGATCCGCTGGGGCGGGCGCGCGTGCTGGCGAACCAGGGCAACGTGCTGGCGCACCTAGGGGCGTTCAGGGACGCGAAGGCGAAGCTCTACGAGGCGCGCTCGCTATTCGAGGAGCTGGGCGACGACGACTCGGTGCGCGCCGTACGCGGTGTGCTCGACGAAGTCGCCCGGCAGACGACGCTGAATCGGACCGACACGCCGTGA
- a CDS encoding nickel-dependent hydrogenase large subunit, whose amino-acid sequence MTALDLYVSPLGRVEGDLDVRVTIEDGIVTSAWTEAAMFRGFEIILRGKDPQAGLVVCPRICGICGGSHLYKSAYALDTAWATHMPPNATLIRNICQAAETLQSIPRYFYALFAIDLTNKNYAKSPLYAEAVRRFAPYVGTSYQPGVVLSGKPVEVYAIFGGQWPHSSFMVPGGVMCAPTLSDVTRSIAILEHWKDAWLEGQWLGCSVDRWLEVKTWEDMLAWVDENESQYNSDCGFFIRYCLDVGLDKYGQGVGNYLAMGTYFDPTLYENPTIEGRSAALIGRSGIYANGSWHDFDQAKVREDVTHSFYEGSQPLHPFDGETIPIDPEAGRKQGKYSWAKSPRYDIGGGLGNVPLEAGPLARRMAAGGPNASAHQDDDPLFPNLLSSIGPSVFVRQMARMHEAPKYYKWARQWLDELDLKESFYTKPTEHAEGKGFGATEAARGALADWIVIENSKIKNYQVVTPTAWNIGPRDGSEVLGPIEQALVGSPIVDAEDPVELGHVARSFDSCLVCTVHAYDGKTGKELSKFVINGMV is encoded by the coding sequence ATGACAGCACTCGACCTCTACGTCAGCCCCCTCGGGCGAGTCGAGGGTGACCTGGACGTTCGAGTCACCATCGAGGACGGCATCGTCACCTCCGCCTGGACCGAGGCCGCCATGTTTCGCGGCTTCGAGATCATCCTGCGCGGCAAGGATCCTCAGGCCGGGCTCGTCGTGTGTCCGCGCATCTGCGGCATCTGCGGCGGCAGCCACCTCTACAAGTCCGCGTATGCGCTCGACACGGCCTGGGCGACGCACATGCCGCCAAATGCCACGCTGATCCGCAACATCTGCCAGGCGGCCGAGACCCTGCAGTCGATTCCGCGCTACTTCTATGCGCTGTTCGCCATCGACCTGACCAACAAGAACTACGCGAAGTCACCCCTGTACGCCGAGGCGGTCCGCCGGTTCGCCCCCTACGTGGGCACCAGTTATCAACCGGGCGTTGTGCTTTCCGGCAAACCGGTCGAGGTGTACGCGATCTTCGGTGGCCAGTGGCCGCACTCCAGCTTCATGGTTCCCGGTGGCGTCATGTGCGCCCCGACGCTGTCGGACGTCACGCGTTCCATCGCGATCCTCGAGCACTGGAAGGACGCGTGGCTGGAGGGACAGTGGCTGGGCTGCAGTGTCGACCGCTGGCTGGAGGTCAAGACCTGGGAGGACATGCTCGCCTGGGTCGACGAGAACGAGTCGCAGTACAACAGCGACTGCGGCTTCTTCATCCGCTACTGCCTCGACGTCGGTCTGGACAAGTACGGCCAGGGCGTCGGCAACTACCTCGCCATGGGCACCTACTTCGACCCCACCCTGTACGAGAACCCGACCATCGAAGGCCGCAGTGCCGCGCTGATCGGCCGCTCCGGGATCTACGCGAACGGCTCCTGGCACGACTTCGACCAGGCCAAGGTTCGGGAGGACGTCACGCACTCCTTCTACGAGGGCAGCCAACCCCTGCACCCCTTCGACGGCGAGACCATCCCGATCGATCCCGAGGCCGGTCGCAAGCAGGGCAAGTACAGCTGGGCGAAGTCGCCGCGCTATGACATCGGCGGCGGGCTGGGCAACGTTCCGCTGGAGGCCGGCCCCCTGGCCAGGCGGATGGCGGCGGGAGGACCGAACGCGTCCGCACACCAGGACGACGACCCGCTGTTCCCCAACCTGCTCTCCTCGATCGGCCCCAGCGTGTTCGTCCGGCAGATGGCCAGGATGCACGAGGCGCCGAAGTACTACAAGTGGGCGCGTCAGTGGCTCGACGAACTGGATCTGAAGGAGAGCTTCTACACCAAGCCGACCGAGCACGCCGAAGGGAAGGGCTTCGGTGCGACCGAGGCCGCGCGCGGCGCGCTGGCGGACTGGATCGTCATCGAGAACTCGAAGATCAAGAACTACCAGGTGGTTACGCCGACGGCATGGAACATCGGGCCGCGGGACGGTTCGGAGGTGCTCGGTCCCATCGAGCAGGCACTCGTCGGGTCGCCGATCGTGGATGCCGAGGACCCGGTCGAGCTGGGGCACGTGGCCCGCAGCTTCGACTCCTGCCTGGTGTGCACCGTGCACGCCTACGACGGCAAGACCGGAAAAGAGCTGTCCAAGTTCGTCATCAACGGAATGGTGTGA